From a single Pseudorasbora parva isolate DD20220531a chromosome 17, ASM2467924v1, whole genome shotgun sequence genomic region:
- the atl1 gene encoding atlastin-1 — protein MARDKKDRDSWGSLGDKNVYDWSSEDEETDGRARPVQVLVVKDDHTFELDEAALSKILLAEELREREVVAISVAGAFRKGKSFLMDFMLRYMYSQASDQWLGDPEEPLTGFSWRGGSERETTGIQIWSEVFLVDKPDGSKVAVLLMDTQGTFDSQSTLRDSATVFALSTMISSMQVYNISQNVQEDDLQHLQLFTEYGRLAMEETFLKPFQSMIFLVRDWSFPYEFPYGQEGGMKFLEKRLKISENQHEELQNVRKHIHSCFTNISCFLMPHPGLKVATNPHFDGRLREIDQEFTNNLKVLVPSLLRPKNLDVKEINGSKITCRGLLEYFKAYIKIYQGEELPHPKSMLQATAEANNLAAVAAAKDLYNRKMEVVSGGDRPFLAPSELQARHLDIREESLALFRSVKKMGGEEFSRRYLLQLETEIDELFVQYIKHNDSKNIFHAARTPATLFVVIFVMYVAAGITGFVGVDVIASVCNMVLGFALITLCTWAYIRYSGEYRELGAVIDQVAGALWDQGSTNEALYKLYSVAANHRQLYNHAFPGHQTGQPPEQEKKQN, from the exons ATGGCTCGAGACAAAAAGGACAGAGACAGCTGGG GTTCTCTCGGGGATAAGAACGTGTATGACTGGAGCTCAGAGGATGAGGAGACAGACGGACGGGCGCGTCCAGTGCAGGTGTTGGTGGTGAAGGATGACCACACGTTTGAGCTGGACGAGGCGGCGCTCAGTAAGATCCTACTggctgaagagctcagagagagagaggtggtgGCCATCTCTGTGGCAGGAGCCTTCCGCAAGGGCAAATCCTTCCTCATGGACTTTATGCTGCGTTACATGTACAGCCAG gcCAGTGATCAGTGGCTGGGTGACCCTGAGGAGCCGCTGACGGGATTCTCATGGAGAGGAGGGTCAGAGCGGGAGACCACTGGCATTCAGATCTGGAGTGAGGTCTTCCTGGTGGACAAACCAGATGGCAGCAAG GTGGCAGTGCTGCTAATGGACACACAGGGGACCTTCGACAGCCAGTCCACTCTCCGTGACTCAGCTACTGTATTTGCCCTCAGTACTATGATCAGCTCAATGCAG gTGTATAACATATCTCAGAATGTTCAGGAAGATGATCTTCAGCATCTGCAG CTTTTCACTGAATACGGCAGACTGGCCATGGAAGAAACATTCCTCAAACCATTTCAG TCAATGATATTTCTGGTGCGGGACTGGAGCTTTCCATACGAGTTTCCCTACGGACAGGAAGGAGGAATGAAATTCCTGGAGAAAAGATTAAAG atCTCAGAGAATCAACACGAGGAGCTGCAGAACGTAAGGAAGCACATCCATTCCTGCTTCACCAACATCTCCTGCTTCCTCATGCCCCACCCGGGACTCAAGGTGGCCACAAACccacattttgatggcagattgAGGG AGATCGATCAAGAGTTTACCAATAACCTCAAAGTGCTTGTTCCTTCATTACTACGCCCCAAAAACCTGGACGTGAAAGAGATAAATGGAAGCAAAATCACCTGTCGTGGACTCCTGGAGTACTTCAAG GCATATATCAAGATTTACCAGGGAGAGGAGCTGCCACATCCAAAATCCATGTTACAG GCCACAGCAGAAGCCAATAATCTGGCCGCAGTGGCTGCAGCTAAGGATCTTTACAACAGAAAGATGGAGGTG gtGAGTGGAGGAGATCGGCCTTTCCTCGCCCCAAGTGAGCTACAGGCACGTCACTTGGACATCCGAGAGGAGTCATTGGCGCTGTTTCGCAGTGTGAAGAAAATGGGTGGGGAAGAGTTCAGCCGGCGTTACCTGCTGCAGCTGGAGACGGAGATCGACGAGTTGTTCGTGCAGTACATCAAGCACAACGACTCCAAGAACATCTTCCACGCGGCACGCACACCCGCAACGTTGTTCGTGGTGATCTTTGTGATGTATGTGGCCGCAGGGATCACAGGGTTCGTGGGAGTGGACGTCATCGCAAGCGTCTGCAACATGGTACTGGGCTTCGCACTCATCACTCTGTGCACCTGGGCGTACATCCGTTACTCAGGAGAATACAGAGAACTGGGCGCAGTCATTGACCAGGTGGCCGGAGCGCTGTGGGATCAG GGGAGCACAAATGAG GCTCTGTATAAGCTGTACAGTGTAGCGGCAAACCACAGGCAGTTGTATAATCATGCCTTCCCTGGACACCAGACTGGTCAACCGCCTGAGCAGGAAAAGAAACAAAACTGA
- the sav1 gene encoding protein salvador homolog 1, whose amino-acid sequence MLSRKKSKNEASKPAEVQGKYVKKETSPLLRNLMPSFIRHPTFLRREPPLVEPVPAGVSGAGPGPYSSGSVGDVSVPKSFLRNAPPRTALEISRRESHRLSAPPHLHRDYSPSSPSYISDAGSVTENGDAGPYYYPPEPYYNNQPRRAHRPEHFNESYRYYEHNELNYPRNPGQPQTPQPHSRPPPAIGRVPAKSVGNLTTMSGEEVALPPGWTVDWTIRGRKYYIDHNTNTTHWSHPLEREGLPPGWERVESAEFGVYYVDHINKRAQYRHPCAPSVPRYDQPPPPPVTYQPRPPERNQPVLVPANPYHTAEIPDWLQVYARAPLKYDHILKWELFQLMDLDTYQGMLKLLFMKELECIVKSYEAYRQALLTELDTRKQRQQWYAQQPAKNFPPNM is encoded by the exons ATGCTCTCCAGAAAGAAGAGTAAAAACGAAGCGTCCAAGCCAGCCGAAGTTCAGGGCAAATATGTGAAGAAAGAAACTTCCCCGCTTCTGAGAa ATTTAATGCCCTCGTTTATCCGGCATCCAACATTTCTTCGGCGAGAGCCCCCGTTAGTGGAGCCAGTTCCGGCCGGGGTGTCTGGTGCAGGACCAGGTCCATATTCCTCAGGTTCTGTAGGGGACGTTAGCGTGCCCAAGAGTTTCCTGCGCAACGCACCTCCACGGACCGCCCTTGAAATATCCCGTAGGGAGAGTCATAGGCTTTCTGCCCCACCACACCTTCATCGCGATTACTCCCCTTCCTCGCCGTCCTACATCAGTGATGCTGGGTCGGTCACAGAAAATGGAGATGCTGGCCCATATTACTATCCTCCAGAGCCATACTACAATAACCAACCCAGGCGAGCCCACAGGCCAGAACACTTTAATGAGAGCTACAGGTACTATGAGCACAATGAACTCAACTACCCACGAAACCCAGGACAGCCCCAGACGCCCCAGCCACACAGTCGCCCACCCCCAG CAATCGGCCGTGTGCCAGCAAAGTCGGTGGGTAATTTGACGACGATGAGTGGGGAGGAGGTGGCTCTTCCTCCTGGCTGGACTGTTGATTGGACGATTCGAGGCCGGAAATATTACATCGATCACAATACAAACACAACTCATTGGAGCCACCCGCTGGAGAGGGAGGGGCTTCCGCCGGGCTGGGAGAGGGTGGAGTCAGCTGAGTTTGGAGTGTACTATGTTGACCACATAAACAAACGTGCCCAATACAGACACCCCTGCGCTCCCAG TGTTCCACGTTATGACCAGCCCCCTCCCCCGCCAGTCACCTATCAGCCCCGCCCACCAGAACGCAACCAGCCCGTACTGGTGCCAGCAAACCCGTATCACACAGCCGAGATCCCAGACTGGCTGCAGGTGTATGCCAGAGCCCCACTAAA GTATGACCACATCCTAAAGTGGGAACTCTTCCAGTTAATGGATCTGGACACGTATCAGGGGATGTTGAAGCTGCTCTTCATGAAGGAGCTGGAGTGCATTGTTAAATCTTATGAAGCATATCGACAAGCGCTGCTCACCGAACTTGACACACGCAAGCAGCGGCAGCAGTGGTATGCCCAACAGCCAGCCAAAAACTTCCCTCCAAACATGTGA